In Silurus meridionalis isolate SWU-2019-XX chromosome 7, ASM1480568v1, whole genome shotgun sequence, the genomic stretch atctgaAGTTTCTGTGACATCAGCGATTTACAGTGCTGTCGAGgcatgtttttcattttgttaatgtttttgacTGTAAGCATTTATTCTGTTTAACAGTGTAAAATGAATTGTATgtaactgtgtttgtttttttattctcacaGCCACTAAAAGCACAGGACAATACATTTACTACTCTAGTTTAAAGAATTGGTCTGATGCTCAAAGTTACTGCAGACAGTATCACACAGATCTGGCCAGTGCAAAAACCTCGACAGAGAATTCAATCATCAAAGCAATGATCAAAGTCAACACTTGGTTCGGTCTGTTCAGAGATTCGTGGAAATGGTCAGATGGTACCATTTTTACCAGCATTCCCATGATGCCTGGACAACCAGATAATCTCATGAAGAACGAAAACTGTATGGCTTTAACGAATAGTAAAGCATCTGATGAGCTTTGCTCAGACATAAAACCTTTCTTCTGTTACTCCTGTGAGTTTCATTCACTCTCATATTCACCCCAATTTATAGCTTTTACAggtattattgtgtatttgaTGCGTGTTTTCTTGTTTACCAGCAATCACAGAACGAAAACAAATCATTCGAGTCAAACTTCAGGCCAATTCAGATGTTAATGATCCTTCACTAAAGGAAGCCGTCCTGAATAAGGTGGGTTTCATCCTCCACTAATGTCAAAATAATTTCTCAGTAATGCAGCCAGAACCTCAGCCTTCATCTCATTAGTAGTGTttttagaataataaattatataataacgACACAGATTTCTCTTTTGTATACTATTTAGCACTAAAGCTCATGTTCTCCTCTTTAGATTTGGCAAAAACTCAGTGTTTACTGGAACATCACTGTGAAATGGAGAGGAATCAGACGGATTGgtgtttaaaaagagaaaagcagatgtgatgtgatgtaaatgTCTTTTGTGTCTCTCAGTAGGCTGTTAAATGATATAGCTATATATAACCGCATTAGGAGAGAGAATATGTTTAGAAATATACAGgagataaggaggcggaagctgaagaaaacgcaaacaaagtttgagaatactcaggagataatccaccaatacttgtagtgaagcagtaatatccagtggtgcgctccgggagcgcggtccacgaagttctgtgaaagcagagacagtttgtgtagagaatccacggatccgcgctatggaaagcgcagcgctgggcagcaacgaaTAAACGtagtgcagacagcgtgaacatggaaaacagcaggatcggggtaatccggggtgccgttgagagaatgcggagaCCGAGAAGAAGggaaggggtctgaaattgtcatcgtaggtgcatgtccactgtgagagacataatctaaataaaaaaaaatccagaaatcacaatgtatgattttttaactatttatttgtatgatgcagctgcaaataagtatttgagcacctgagaaagtcaatgttaatatttggtacaggagcctttgtttgcaattacagagatcaaacgtttcctgtagtttttccccaggtttgcacacactgcaggagggattttggcccactcctccacacagatcttctctagatcagtcaggtttctggctttcaggttgctgagaaacacggagtttaagctccctccaaagattctctattgggtttaggtctggagactggctaggcgaCGCCaaaaccttgatatgcttcttacagagccactccttggttatcctggctgtgtgcttcgggtcattgtcatgttggaagacccagcctcgacccatcttcaatgctctaactgagggaaggaggttgttccccaaaatctcgcaatacatggccccggtcatcctctccttaatagaGTGCAGTCTCGCTGTCCCatatgcagaaaaacacccccaaagcatgatgctaccacccccatgcttcacagtagggatggtgttcttggaatggtactcatcattcttcttcctccaaacacggaGGAAGAGGAATTagatgacccaaaagttctattttggtctcatctgaccacatgactttctcccatgactcctctggatcatccaaatggtcattggcaaacttaagacgtgcctggacatgtgctggtttaagcaggggaaccttccgtgccatgcgtgatttcaaaccatgacgtcttagtgtattaccaacagtaaccttggaaacggtggtcccagctcttttcaggtcattgaccagctcctcccgtgtagttctgggctgatttctcaccttccttaggatcgttgagaccccacgaggtgagatcttgcatggagcctcagtccgagggagattgagagtcatgtttagcttctttcattttcaaatgtttgctccaacagtggaccttttttcaccaagctgcttggcaatttccccgtagccctttccagccttgtggaggtgtacaattttgtctctagtgtctttggacagctctttggtcttggccatgttagtagttggattcttactgattgtatggggtggacaggtgtctttatgcagctaacgacctcaaacaggtgcatctaatttaggataataaatgtagtggaggtggacattttaaaggcagactaacaggtctttgagagtcagaattctagctgatagacaggtgttcaaatatttatttgcagctgtatcatacaaataaataaataaatcatatattatgatttttggattttttttttagattatgtctctcacagtggacatgcacctacgatgacaatttcagaccctccatgatttctaagtgggtgaacttgcaaaatagcagcgtgttcaaatacttattttcctcactatataaaagttatttattcAACAACTCTATTTACAACTACAACTCTACAACTTTATAAAATATAGTAGTGATATTTATATGGTGTCCCTGGGTTTACTGTCTCTTTGTATTATGTTgaactttttgttttgtgaaaaaTTATGCACATGTGCATTTTATGTAACTAGTTTAAGTGTTATGTAAATCCAACTACTGCACTGTTTATCGatcaaatgacaataaaagcctacaTGGATTATTTGACCTTTAATATAAacttcctttcattctttcattgcTGTTAGTGGATTTTCTGAGATGCAAGAATTTCCAATTTTgtgctgtaattattttttgttcttgtttatatttagatttatatacatggagggctgtcaaaatgaccGCGTTAACGCAAACTTATTTTAACGccacacattttattaacacgcgattaatgcagcacacatttctgtttgaccatttttgttaaaaatataaataaataaatataaaagatgtTGAGGTACAGTGAGATAGTCAGataaactgtggtcctgagtcgTGTAGCAGACTATTGATATGTGACTGTGTCGCTGATGGTTGCTTAATTGACACTGAGAGTCGGGTGGATGGTCTCTCAAAagctaacgcaaccctccccatttatctgggcttgggaccggcactaagagtgcactgtcttgtgcaaccctaatggctgaccggcgatcgaacccgggccgcagcggtgacaCATACAGAACATGAAACGCAGATAAAACACATACCTGGGACAACAGGACCATAGGTTGATTAGATTGCAGATCATTGATAATGTATGACAGtcttaaatgaaataaacagagGTTCAGAGTTTACAAacagaataacacacacactccttgtTATATCATTACACATAGCAGATATTTGACTCGACTAACACGACTAGGAGCCGAACGTAAACTTGTGTGCATAACAAAAGTCCAGCTTTGCGCTCAAAAACAATTAAACCTCagttaataagaaaaaagcAATCATCAATGCAGTTTAACAGCAGCAATGCTTAATGAGACCACtgccgattatgtagcatcgcCCCCTGGTATAATAAGCGCAACTGCAAGCTGTGCAACAACCAATGGCGAGTTCTCCTTCTCTTATTATTTTAACTCCGTTAgatacagtccaaatccacagaattcctgttcttactctatagtttcatggatctccagggAGATAAGAAACaaatctccagctgcacagagtcgcctccaatgaaagagaacatcatccagagacAGACCAGAACGAATTGGGAAGATCcgaggtgggaaaaaaaaaaattactaaataaaaaataaataaataaaataaaaatgtgatcactaaacatttgttttaccgaTGCACCATAactaaaaagcacaaaaatccATCATGgcgcacacatccggcaattaaatcTGTCCGTGTGAAAATATAGCAAAGgtttcgtttggtgtcctgatgatttatgtaatttaaataaattacttttttaattacttttattacaAGAATATTCATGCTTtatgtttggtttcactaataataaacatacacttgcataaagcatcaacaTTCGtccatgttcatgttgattagagtagtaaaaaagtaaaaagtattaatttaaggtacatttagaacagatacaaatgcaCGATTATTCGcaattcaatatattaattatttgacagccctaatttatatacatacagtggtcccagaaaacatagtttaaaatgttatttctaacTTTCCTGAACATTCGTTCCCGCTGCGGATTTtcacaaatcgagagtgtgtccaccactatgagtgggtcctataacattctaattaattccaactgaatctagaatggacacaactgttgctcttaaggagtcttcctgatttatcaaaatgaatattaaagtcaccaataattaatgctttgtctaaagaagtagctaaatttgtgatgaaatctgcaaattctatgagaaaatcagagtagggccctgggggtctataaataataattagtgaaaTTGACCTactggacctgctttcggacacagaatattttatgctggtgtaaagaacttcaaatgttttacatttgtgtttagtcttttgtgtgacgatTAGATTGtgttagattattattataaatagctgcgactaaatatttattcagtttaatccatgtttctatcaaacacattattttaaactcctggtcggtaataattttattttattgtaagcGCTTTTGACATGAGAGACatccactcggacatccagcagttcagcaaccataacctgctgtaggctacatcgccacgtcgcattgggatggggccagagcatgttactgcTTAGGACATTGCCtttgctaatttacacacctctataatattactcttggtaacctctgactgtcgaaggcgtatatcattagctcctgtgtgaaaaactatcttagaaaACCtatgctttcctaagaatctaagctgacctgctatgtccggcgccctggctcccggtatacacataacctgtgctgctggtgcccctaacggtctagctaatttctcatgcctcagaatggagtctcctaaaaccagagctctttgaagtttctcagcgggtgcttcact encodes the following:
- the LOC124388508 gene encoding C-type mannose receptor 2-like yields the protein MIRVQYVTQSENFNSSAWIGLSNDVNSWHWSMGNQPLGSFYTWFGTNPDNWKGKEACVTIAPSGWYDCPCANVYPFVCYDATKSTGQYIYYSSLKNWSDAQSYCRQYHTDLASAKTSTENSIIKAMIKVNTWFGLFRDSWKWSDGTIFTSIPMMPGQPDNLMKNENCMALTNSKASDELCSDIKPFFCYSSITERKQIIRVKLQANSDVNDPSLKEAVLNKIWQKLSVYWNITVKWRGIRRIGV